Proteins encoded within one genomic window of Setaria italica strain Yugu1 chromosome IV, Setaria_italica_v2.0, whole genome shotgun sequence:
- the LOC101768527 gene encoding 2-hydroxyisoflavanone dehydratase, with protein MDHLHDEVQHDFPPFIRQYKSGRVVRLGAADDTVPAGADTARTGVSSKDVVIDPSTGLWARLYLPAELPAAGRRAKLPVVVYYHGGAFVIGSTANRPTHEYLNSLAADADVLVVSPEYRLAPEHPLPTAHDDSWEGLKWVASHATGDGPAEPWLVEHGDLSRVFLGGVSAGANIAHHMTARAGEHGLGVPIRGMLVIHPYFISEAALRTASPTGVMKEKSEAFWRFVCPGTPGLHDPLCNPFSEAAGGSAARVGAERVLVCVAEKDGLRDRGVWYYESLRASGYRGEVDLHESVGEGHVFHHSKPDCEQARLLHARVLSFLRHE; from the coding sequence ATGGACCACCTGCACGACGAGGTGCAACACGACTTCCCCCCCTTCATCCGGCAGTACAAGAGCGGCCGCGTCgtccgcctcggcgccgccgatgacaccgtccccgccggcgccgacacTGCCCGCACCGGCGTGTCGTCCAAGGACGTCGTCATCGACCCGAGCACCGGCCTCTGGGCTCGCCTCTACCTCCCGGCggagctccccgccgccgggcgccgagCCAAGCTCCCCGTCGTCGTCTACTACCACGGCGGCGCCTTCGTCATCGGGTCGACGGCGAACCGGCCCACGCACGAGTACCTCAACAGCCTGGcagccgacgccgacgtcctCGTCGTCTCGCCGGAGTACCGCCTCGCCCCGGAGCACCCGCTGCCTACGGCGCACGACGACTCGTGGGAGGGTCTCAAGTGGGTGGCGTCCCACGCGACGGGTGACGGCCCCGCCGAGCCCTGGCTCGTCGAGCACGGCGACCTGTCGCGCgtgttcctcggcggggtcagCGCCGGCGCCAACATCGCGCACCACATgaccgcgcgcgccggcgagcacgGCCTCGGCGTGCCCATCAGAGGGATGCTGGTCATCCACccctacttcatcagcgaagcgGCCTTGCGCACGGCGTCGCCGACcggggtgatgaaggagaaGTCCGAGGCGTTCTGGCGGTTCGTGTGCCCCGGCACGCCGGGGCTCCACGACCCGCTGTGCAACCCATTCTcggaggccgccggcgggagCGCGGCGCGCGTCGGGGCGGAGCGCGTGCTCGTCTGCGTCGCCGAGAAGGACGGGCTCCGGGACAGGGGCGTCTGGTACTACGAGAGCCTCAGGGCCAGCGGCTACCGCGGCGAGGTGGACCTGCACGAGTCCGTGGGCGAGGGGCACGTCTTCCATCACAGCAAACCGGATTGCGAGCAAGCGCGGTTGTTGCATGCGCGCGTGCTGAGTTTCCTCCGTCACGAGTGA
- the LOC101768926 gene encoding probable carboxylesterase 7 yields MAPRTRSCARCLASLVLPVLFFSSLLCLYTRPPFIDIAVREEAAAARKRLVVGRAADAAEPNASVSVSVATDAGAHASDDVAAVAAEGGDGGVLADAPPASSDVNVTTDKVQVTGGIAAVATEGGDAKVVTNAPPASGDATAGAEVRTEEVSASDGAAAAGGGTSGEADTVVFDFRPYVFVYKSGRVHRFHGTDTVPPGFDALTGVASRDADVASAGGVRARLYLPPRSRRGEKKKKKKLPVLLYFHGGAFVIESAFSPLYHAFLNILVSKAGVVAVSVNYRLAPEHPLPAAYDDAWAALQWTVSNCLSGPETWLADHGDATRIFLAGDSAGGNIAHNLAVRAGAERPLPGGAAIAGVALLNPYFWGKDPVGSEPAERWARDGLEQTWALVCGGRFGIDDPHVNPLAAPPAAWRAMAGERVLVTIAGRDNFRDRAAAYAEGLGRSGWRGEVETYVTEGEAHAHFVGNPRSNKAQRETDKVAQFIAGGGRG; encoded by the coding sequence ATGGCACCCAGGACGCGTTCCTGCGCCAGGTGCCTGGCCAGTCTCGTGCTCCccgtcctcttcttctcctccctcctctgccTGTACACCAGGCCGCCGTTCATCGACATCGCCGTccgcgaggaggccgccgccgcccggaagCGGCTGGTCGTGGGCCGCGCCGCTGACGCCGCGGAACCCAATGCCAGTGTCAGTGTCAGTGTCGCAACGGACGCGGGGGCTCACGCCTCTGACGACGTTGCCGCCGTTGCAGCGGAGGGTGGTGACGGCGGTGTCCTGGCCGACGCGCCACCGGCATCAAGCGATGTCAATGTCACGACGGATAAGGTGCAGGTGACCGGCGGCATCGCTGCCGTTGCGACCGAAGGCGGTGACGCCAAGGTCGTGACCAACGCACCCCCGGCGTCCGGCGATGCCACCGCTGGCGCCGAAGTGCGCACGGAGGAGGTGAGTGCGtcggacggcgcggcggccgccggcggcggcacgagcgGCGAGGCTGACACCGTCGTGTTCGACTTCCGGCCGTACGTATTCGTGTACAAGAGTGGGCGCGTCCACCGGTTCCACGGCACGGACACTGTCCCGCCCGGCTTCGACGCGCTCACGGGCGTCGCGTCCAGGGACGCGGACgtcgccagcgccggcggcgtccgcgcGCGGCTCTACTTGCCACCGAGGAGCCGGCGcggcgagaagaagaagaagaagaagctgcccGTGCTGCTCTACTTCCACGGCGGCGCGTTCGTGATCGAGTCGGCGTTCTCGCCGCTCTACCACGCCTTCCTGAACATCCTCGTCTCCAAGGCCGGCGTCGTGGCCGTGTCGGTTAACTACCGCCTCGCGCCGGAGCACCCGCTCCCGGCCGCGTACGACGACGCGTGGGCCGCGCTCCAGTGGACGGTGTCCAACTGCCTATCAGGCCCCGAAACCTGGCTCGCCGACCACGGGGACGCCACGCGCATCTTCCTTGCCGGCGACAGCGCCGGCGGCAACATCGCCCACAACCTGGCGGTGCGAGCCGGAGCGGAGCGCCCGctgcccggcggcgcggccatcgCGGGCGTCGCCCTCCTCAACCCGTACTTCTGGGGCAAGGATCCGGTGGGCTCGGAGCCCGCGGAGCGGTGGGCGCGCGACGGCCTCGAGCAGACGTGGGCGCTCGTGTGCGGAGGCAGGTTCGGCATCGACGACCCGCACGTGAACCcgctggcggcgccgccggccgcgtggCGCGCAATGGCCGGGGAGCGCGTGCTGGTGACCATCGCCGGAAGGGACAACTTCCGGGACCGGGCGGCGGCGTACGCGGAGGGTCTGGGGAGGAGCGGGTGGCGAGGGGAGGTGGAAACGTACGTGACGGAGGGGGAGGCGCACGCGCACTTCGTGGGGAACCCCAGGAGCAACAAGGCCCAGCGGGAGACGGACAAGGTGGCCCAGTTCAtcgccggcggtggccgtggcTAG
- the LOC101769338 gene encoding tuliposide A-converting enzyme 1, chloroplastic: MASRDAAADEVAVELLPFIRLYKSGRIERLIVDDTVPASLHDATTGVASKDVTIDPANNVSVRLYLPPAAAGAGGKLPVVVYFHGGGFMVESAASVSYHRYLNALAARAGAVAVSVDYRRVPEHRLPAAYDDSWAALAWAVAAVCGGSAPGGTTPEPWLAEHGDPTRVFLAGDSAGANIAHNVAMRAAATGGLPAAIRGVLLVHPYFWDASDAMGPALEERIRREWRFMTGNPGAAVDDPRLSPTSAGAPPLALLPTARVLVAVAGVDFLATKGRAYHAALLASGWSGEAELEDTPGVDHVFHLVRPGTEAAEKLMDRVVAFIARA, from the coding sequence ATGGCTTCCCGCGACGCAGCCGCCGACGAGGTCGCCGTCGAGCTCCTGCCGTTCATCCGCCTCTACAAGAGCGGCCGCATCGAGCGCCTCATCGTCGACGACACGGTCCCCGCCTCCCTCCACGACGCTACCACCGGCGTGGCCTCCAAGGACGTCACCATCGACCCCGCCAACAACGTCTCCGTCCGCCTGTacctgccgccggcggcggccggcgccggcggcaagcTGCCCGTGGTCGTGtacttccacggcggcggcttcatgGTCGAGTCGGCCGCCTCCGTCAGCTACCACCGCTACCTCAACGCGCtcgcggcgcgcgccggcgccgtcgcggtGTCCGTGGACTACCGCCGCGTGCCCGAGCACCGGCTCCCCGCGGCCTACGACGACTCGTGGGCGGCGCTCGCGtgggccgtcgccgccgtctgcgGCGGCTCCGCGCCCGGCGGGACGACGCCGGAGCCGTGGCTGGCCGAGCACGGGGACCCCACCCGGGTGTTCCTGGCAGGGGACAGCGCGGGCGCCAACATCGCGCACAACGTCGccatgcgcgccgccgccaccgggggCCTCCCGGCGGCGATCCGGGGCGTGCTGCTGGTGCACCCCTACTTCTGGGACGCTTCGGACGCCATGGGGCCCGCGCTGGAGgagcgcatccggcgcgagTGGCGGTTCATGACCGGGAACCCCGGCGCCGCGGTGGACGACCCGAGACTGTCCCCGACGTCCgcgggggcgccgccgctggcgctgcTGCCGACTGCGCGCGTGCTGGTGGCCGTGGCGGGGGTTGACTTCCTGGCGACGAAGGGGCGCGCGTACCACGCGGCGTTGCTGGCCAGCGGGTGGAgcggcgaggccgagctggaggaCACGCCCGGGGTGGACCACGTCTTCCACCTCGTGCGGCCGGGGACGGAGGCGGCCGAGAAGCTGATGGATCGTGTGGTGGCTTTCATAGCTCGTGCTTGA
- the LOC101765021 gene encoding uncharacterized protein DDB_G0271670, translating into MPGDLKARAPSRNRAEESRRGAAGHRRVARDELGAKMMDFAPADLCNPDPRLMLKKRLREEMEALRGILRKAELLAGKTIGDGRAAPRRGKDERFLAAEPRPAAMEADRPSSAKRRKTMPLAAVVRPRMSSDEISNLATKRRRMMPLAAVVKPRMSADEISNLATQVSLLSEDMPARILEFLKKECTGHEDRNSGEMEIDIGSMRHSALFELRKLLDEFAEEKHRHQKEASTNASRSTSCSSPREHEDGEIVEEGDYDVATGTCSYASPVAAGKVLCSPARTLEDDEIADEKVICGGAAPVATEKFAETGNSPSSSSSSSSSGSSSSSSSSSSSGSSSSSGCSSGGSCSDSSDSDSSDSDSDDESVTSRPAPAVLPKTDDLTKQPKPVAVDLCSSPCLTEQDTKNNPRSSSNCSSLLEDGEIEEEECGGTSLPAPEKFAETVNSPIGSIKSSGSASDGSVISISQQQQPAARDRKTPLSEAEYRDIIAKGRQMQRRQSNPERKRAYEELEEKERNATPISDWIHPMQLRQLGITQVEHAVTSERRVPGRGSPVQRLLGLFLKAE; encoded by the coding sequence ATGCCCGGTGATCTCAAGGCCCGGGCGCCGTCGCGGAACCGCGCGGAGGAATCGCGccgcggcgctgctggccatcgcCGAGTCGCGCGCGACGAACTCGGCGCGAAGATGATGGACTTCGCTCCGGCCGATCTCTGCAATCCCGATCCGCGCCTGATGCTGAAGAAGAGGCTCCGCGAGGAGATGGAGGCGCTCCGCGGCATCCTCAGGAAAGCCGAGCTCTTGGCCGGCAAGACCATcggcgacggccgcgccgcACCTCGCCGCGGCAAGGACGAGCGTTTCTTGGCGGCGGAACCCCGCCCTGCGGCCATGGAGGCAGATCGCCCAAGCAGCGCCAAGAGAAGGAAGACAATGCCTCTTGCCGCGGTCGTCAGGCCCAGGATGTCATCTGACGAGATCTCTAACCTGGCCACCAAGAGAAGGAGGATGATGCCTCTTGCGGCGGTCGTCAAGCCCAGGATGTCGGCGGATGAGATCTCCAACCTGGCCACCCAAGTGTCGTTGCTCTCGGAGGACATGCCGGCGCGCATCCTCGAGTTCCTCAAGAAGGAGTGCACCGGCCACGAAGACAGGAACAGCGGCGAGATGGAGATCGACATCGGATCCATGAGGCACTCTGCCTTGTTCGAGCTGAGGAAGTTGCTGGATGAGTTCGCTGAAGAGAAGCACAGGCACCAGAAGGAGGCGTCGACGAACGCGTCCAGATCCACTAGTTGCTCGTCGCCGCGTGAACATGAGGATGGCGAGATCGTCGAGGAGGGGGATTACGATGTCGCTACTGGCACGTGCAGCTACGCCTCTCCCGTGGCGGCAGGCAAGGTTCTTTGTTCACCGGCACGAACACTCGAAGACGATGAGATAGCAGATGAGAAAGTCAtatgcggcggcgccgcccctgtTGCAACCGAGAAGTTTGCTGAAACTGGAAATAGCCCAAGCAGCAGCAGTTCTAGCAGTTCTTCTGgatcctccagcagcagcagttcTAGCAGTTCTTCTGGATcctccagcagcagcggctGCTCATCTGGAGGTTCTTGCAGCGATTCGTCAGACTCCGACAGCAGCGACTCCGACTCTGACGATGAGAGCGTGACAAGCAGACCGGCCCCTGCTGTTCTTCCCAAGACTGATGATCTTACCAAGCAGCCCAAGCCCGTGGCAGTTGATCTGTGTTCATCACCGTGTTTAACTGAACAGGATACCAAGAACAAcccaagaagcagcagcaattGCAGTTCATTACTTGAAGACGGCgagatagaagaagaagagTGCGGCGGCACCTCCCTTCCTGCACCAGAGAAGTTTGCTGAAACCGTGAATAGCCCAATAGGAAGTATCAAGTCATCAGGATCTGCCAGTGATGGGAGTGTCATCAGCATTTCccaacagcagcagccggctGCACGAGATCGCAAGACCCCTCTCTCTGAGGCCGAGTATCGTGACATCATCGCCAAGGGACGTCAGATGCAGCGCAGGCAGAGCAATCCGGAGAGGAAGAGAGCCTATGAAGAGCTggaagagaaggagaggaaCGCGACGCCGATCAGCGACTGGATACACCCGATGCAGTTGAGGCAGCTGGGGATCACCCAGGTGGAGCACGCTGTGACCTCTGAACGGCGTGTTCCCGGTCGTGGCAGCCCGGTGCAGAGGCTACTTGGGCTCTTCTTGAAAGCAGAGTAG
- the LOC101769739 gene encoding 26.2 kDa heat shock protein, mitochondrial: protein MASFVVFKGVPLAGLVKELPAAPSVAAANGAPLAGLVKELPAAPSVAFKGVPLAGLKDLPVAPSVSVPGNSDFSARRLLNTKGHYYDDESTTTEEPSGADYSRRALSFSVPKLFSGDALDVFREPMKLTQLLSLMENGGAASRTGYSGHGWWVSKEDDDALQLKVVMPGLGKEHVKVSAEKNILVVKGEGDKNPEDGDDKGLAKYSRRFQLPAEAFKMDQIKAEMNNGVLKVTIPKIKDEERKDVFQIKVE from the exons ATGGCTTCCTTCGTCGTCTTCAAGGGTGTCCCACTGGCCGGCCTCGTCAAGGAGctccccgccgcgccgtccgtcgccgccgccaatgGTGCCCCGCTGGCCGGCCTCGTCAAGGAGctccccgccgcgccgtccgTCGCCTTCAAGGGGGTCCCGCTGGCCGGCCTCAAGGATCTCCCCGTCGCGCCGTCCGTGTCCGTGCCCGGGAACTCCGACttctccgcccgccgcctcctcaacACCAAGGGCCACTACTACGACGACGAGAGCACCACCACCGAGGAGCCCAGCGGCGCCGACTACAGCCGCCGCGCGCTCAGCTTCTCCGTCCCCAAGCTCTTCTCCGGAG ACGCGCTGGACGTGTTCCGCGAGCCGATGAAGCTGACCCAGCTGCTGTCGCTGATGGAGAACGGCGGTGCGGCGTCCAGGACCGGCTACTCCGGGCACGGGTGGTGGGTGTCgaaggaggacgacgacgcgctGCAGCTGAAGGTGGTGATGCCGGGGCTGGGGAAGGAGCACGTCAAGGTATCGGCGGAGAAGAACATCCTGGTGGTCAAGGGCGAGGGCGACAAGAACCCCGAGGACGGCGACGACAAGGGCCTGGCGAAGTACAGCCGCCGCTTCCAGCTCCCCGCAGAGGCCTTCAAGATGGACCAGATCAAGGCGGAGATGAACAACGGCGTGCTCAAGGTGACCATTCCCAAGATCAAGGACGAGGAGCGCAAGGACGTGTTCCAGATCAAGGTCGAGTAG
- the LOC101770149 gene encoding uncharacterized protein LOC101770149 produces the protein MVRGLAPAAALRGRAAAAAARWCTCRRVAVALCLGNLVAALLVARALYAPGTFASAPKRGEARYSREQMRWVEESIRIRRAAEPAELIEAVEKLRRAFVREEKRRKELPLELKQKVSHEILQRLRDLGENRNTTEQREAVESWRVEKLKYIRSSSTQNLSNFGLSGEESRMLKRALDFNWRMLLEDIGLWIPPTVHHIEHDDKPENEQEEEEIVPGPPLPPECNAELHTDYGGTAVRWGLTHHKESAADCCQACIDQAKRAKPGALKCNIWVYCPSEYGCYSPDKYEHKHQECWLKQADHPKLNFKDRYSEPYRDSHPTAPVVVPWMSGVISA, from the exons atGGTGAGGGGCCtagcgccggcagcggcgctccgcggccgcgcggccgccgccgcggcgaggtggTGCACCTGCCGGCGCGTCGCCGTGGCCCTCTGCCTGGGCAACCTCGTCGCCGCGCTGCTCGTGGCCCGCGCGCTCTACGCGCCCGGCACCTTCGCCTCTGCACCGAAGC GCGGGGAGGCGAGGTATTCCAGGGAGCAGATGAGGTGGGTGGAGGAGTCGATCCGGATTCGCCGCGCTGCCGAGCCCGCCGAGCTCATTGAAGCG GTTGAGAAACTGCGCAGGGCGTTCGTGAGGGAAGAGAAGAGGCGGAAGGAGCTGCCGCTGGAGCTGAAGCAGAAAGTTTCGCATGAGATTTTGCAGAGGCTGCGTGATTTGGGGGAGAATCGCAATACCACCGAACAACGAG AAGCTGTAGAGTCATGGCGTGTTGAGAAGCTTAAGTATATCAGAAGTTCATCAACTCAGAATTTATCTAATTTTGGCCTCTCCGGTGAAGAATCAA GGATGTTAAAGCGAGCCTTGGATTTTAACTGGCGAATGCTATTGGAGGACATTGGTCTTTGGATACCTCCCACTGTCCATCATATTGAACATGATGACAAGCCGGAGAATGAACAAGAAG AAGAAGAGATAGTACCTGGTCCACCTTTGCCCCCTGAATGCAATGCTGAACTGCATACTGATTATGGTGGCACTGCTGTTAGATGGGGCTTAACACACCACAAAGAAAGTGCTGCAGATTGCTGTCAAGCTTGTATAGATCAGGCTAAGAGGGCCAAGCCAGGAGCTTTGAAGTGCAATATTTGGGTTTACTGTCCATCTGAGTATGGATGCTACTCGCCAGACAAATATGAACACAAACATCAAGAATGCTGGTTGAAACAG GCAGACCACCCTAAATTAAACTTCAAAGACCGTTACTCTGAGCCGTACCGAGATTCTCATCCGACTGCTCCTGTCGTTGTGCCATGGATGTCAGGTGTCATCAGTGCATGA